Proteins from a genomic interval of Zingiber officinale cultivar Zhangliang chromosome 1B, Zo_v1.1, whole genome shotgun sequence:
- the LOC122038523 gene encoding uncharacterized protein LOC122038523 codes for MAVGEAEQGLAYWLRWKVALCLVVLAIPAAVSVSVISSGRADPLRSSDLWLSCWKKASRFWLLGFRVVSLSIFYFLLWQVLLLDGVFAFYFYTQWTFLLVIIYFLIASVISAYGCWMYGKCATENDEANAFLKEDVVVDIPVTLNATNRNKNASKSRSNYEHGYCQQKAGFWGYLMLANHVVTCSCSVNCTDLLNHSRYTSSLEDLKSADVIIEAIVESELNHNSRFSRILKKMVFQHCSKRKVKVRMMVLTWVMMMMLRNMKMNQRLLGKNQPLRNLLLFQHHPKMLKGNCQRRSLRKRKWQSRMHFYMKWALQILISLFLIDNKKQLEQSSEGEKKESAGAPSENRILKKKKSKKEKSSKE; via the exons ATGGCGGTCGGCGAGGCGGAGCAAGGACTAGCCTACTGGCTGCGGTGGAAAGTGGCTCTATGCCTCGTGGTTCTGGCTATCCCTGCCGCCGTGTCGGTGTCCGTGATCTCGTCGGGCAGGGCTGACCCCCTCAGATCCTCCGATCTCTGGCTCTCGTGCTGGAAGAAGGCCAGCCGCTTTTGGCTTCTAGGATTTCGAGTTGTTTCTCTATCGATCTTCTACTTTTTGTTGTGGCAGGTGCTTCTCCTTGACGGCGTCTTCGCCTTCTATTTCTATACTCA GTGGACATTTTTGTTAGTGATCATCTATTTCCTG ATTGCTAGTGTGATATCTGCTTATGGTTGTTGGATGTATGGAAAGTGTGCCACTGAAAATGACGAGGCAAATGCATTCCTTAAAGAAGATGTTGTAGTAGATATACCTGTAACTTTGAatgcaacaaatagaaacaaaaatgctagCAAATCACGTAGCAACTATGAGCATGGTTATTGTCAACAAAAAGCTGGATTTTGGGGTTACCTTATGCTAGCAAATCACGTAGTAACTTGTTCCTGCAGTGTGAATT GTACTGATTTGTTGAACCACTCGAGATACACATCAAGTTTAGAAGATCTTAAAAGTGCAGATGTCATAATTGAAGCCATTGTGGAatctgaa CTCAATCACAATTCAAGATTTAGCAGGATTTTGAAGAAGATGGTGTTTCAACATTGCTCTAAAAG GAAAGTGAAAGTGAGGATGATGGTCTTGACAtgggtgatgatgatgatgttgaggAACATGAAAATGAACCAGAGGCTATTAGGAAAGAACCAACCATTGAGAAACCTGCTCCTGTTTCAGCACCACCCAAAGATGCTGAAAGGCAACTGTCAAAGAAGGAgcttaagaaaaaggaaatggcAGAGCAGGATGCACTTCTATATGAAATGGGCattgcaaattttaattagtttatttttgataGATA ACAAGAAGCAATTGGAGCAAAGTAGTgaaggggagaagaaagaaagtgcTGGTGCTCCTTCAGAGAACAGaatcttaaagaagaagaaatccaagaaagaaaaatCATCAAAGGAATAG